The following proteins come from a genomic window of Megalobrama amblycephala isolate DHTTF-2021 linkage group LG1, ASM1881202v1, whole genome shotgun sequence:
- the LOC125245102 gene encoding polyglutamylase complex subunit TTLL1-like gives MLPADYNLFVEEFRKSPSSTWITKPCWKAQGKGIFLINKLSQIKKWSRDSRTSTFVAANSGKEAYVISLYIDNPLLIGGEGVQPTSVCAGDQLQAAQVLHVQTGLLPLLHGQIHAQHQ, from the exons ATGCTGCCGGCCGACTACAACCTGTTCGTGGAGGAGTTCAGGAAGAGCCCGTCCAGCACGTGGATCACGAAGCCGTGCTGGAAGGCGCAGGGAAAGGGCATCTTCCTCATCAACAAGCTCTCTCAGATCAAGAAGTGGTCCCGCGACAGCCGCACGTCCAC GTTTGTGGCAGCGAACAGTGGGAAGGAGGCGTACGTCATCTCTCTGTACATCGACAACCCTCTGCTGATCGGCGGGGAGGGAGTTCAACCTACGTCTGTATGTGCTGGTGACCAGCTACAGGCCGCTCAAGTGCTACAT GTACAAACTGGGCTTCTGCCGCTTCTGCACGGTCAAATACACGCCCAGCACCAGTGA